A portion of the Tachysurus fulvidraco isolate hzauxx_2018 chromosome 8, HZAU_PFXX_2.0, whole genome shotgun sequence genome contains these proteins:
- the mylpfb gene encoding myosin regulatory light chain 2, skeletal muscle: MAPKKAKRRQQGEGGSSNVFSMFEQSQIQEYKEAFTIIDQNRDGIISKDDLRDVLASMGQLNVKNEELEAMIKEASGPINFTVFLTMFGEKLKGADPEDVIVSAFKVLDPEGTGSIKKEFLEELLTTQCDRFSAEEMKNLWAAFPPDVAGNVDYKNICYVITHGEEKEE, translated from the exons ATG GCACCCAAAAAGGCCAAGAGGAGGCAGCAGGGAGAGGGTGGCAGCTCCAATGTGTTCTCCATGTTTGAGCAGAGCCAGATCCAGGAGTACAAGGAG GCCTTCACCATCATTGACCAGAACAGGGATGGCATCATCAGCAAAGACGATCTGAGGGACGTGCTGGCCTCCATGGGTCAGCTGAATGTGAAAAATGAGGAACTGGAGGCCATGATCAAGGAGGCCAGCGGTCCAATCAACTTCACTGTCTTCCTCACCATGTTTGGCGAAAAGCTAAAGG GTGCTGATCCAGAGGACGTCATTGTTAGCGCTTTCAAGGTCCTGGATCCCGAGGGTACTGGCTCAATCAAGAAGGAATT CCTTGAGGAGCTTCTGACCACCCAGTGCGACAGGTTCAGCGCagaggag atgaaaaaCCTGTGGGCCGCCTTCCCTCCAGATGTGGCTGGCAATGTTGACTACAAGAACATCTGCTACGTCATCACACAcggagaggagaaggaggagtaA